Proteins encoded in a region of the Zea mays cultivar B73 chromosome 2, Zm-B73-REFERENCE-NAM-5.0, whole genome shotgun sequence genome:
- the LOC103647745 gene encoding protein FAR1-RELATED SEQUENCE 5 yields the protein MADLTIETSLGAVDGEGIAAPATEDGGDERQVQGIDVMHSQAVRRLSFESWLEQSRITLGESSSQGFCTPKKRPYVPTMCASFIPICVDRRKPVIGMSFHSCNDAEEFYKSYAHDGGFSVRVGSQNKALGEVINKRYMCSRAGFKKVKEVDDPPKNQKNHALTRCGCDANMYVKLGPDKKYHITSMVEEHNHPLCSPNKIPFLRSNRVVSQRAKNTLFTCHKASIGTSQAFRILQVSDGGFAPLYQLQEPDSPHQFWSQLFPCFYIRHVFNLHKVLNLRHLRGQILNPPPEILEISGKN from the exons ATGGCAGACCTCACCATTGAGACCTCTCTCGGCGCTGTGGATGGAGAAGGGATCGCCGCACCAGCCACCGAGGACGGGGGTGATGAGAGACAGGTGCAAGGCATCGATGTGATGCACAGTCAGGCCGTGCGTCGCCTCTCCTTCGAATCTTGGTTGGAACAATCGCGTATTACATTGGGTGAATCGTCCTCTCAAGGTTTTTGTACACCCAAAAAAAGGCCATACGTCCCTACAATG TGTGCGTCATTCATACCCATCTGTGTGGACAGAAGGAAGCCTGTTATTGGAATGTCCTTTCATTCTTGTAATGACGCAGAGGAGTTCTACAAATCATATGCACATGATGGAGGGTTTTCAGTGCGTGTTGGTTCTCAAAATAAAGCTCTTGGTGAGGTTATTAACAAGAGATATATGTGTTCAAGGGCTGGTTTTAAGAAGGTGAAAGAGGTCGATGATCCCCCTAAAAACCAAAAGAACCACGCACTAACAAGATGTGGTTGTGATGCAAACATGTATGTCAAGTTGGGCCCGGATAAGAAGTACCATATCACTTCAATGGTTGAGGAGCATAATCATCCACTTTGCTCGCCTAATAAGATTCCTTTTCTTCGATCAAACCGTGTTGTGAGCCAAAGAGCTAAGAATACATTGTTTACATGCCACAAAGCAAGCATAGGTACCTCACAGGCATTCAGAATCCTACAAGTTAGTGATGGTGG ATTTGCACCTCTATATCAGCTTCAGGAACCTGATAGTCCTCATCAGTTTTGGAGTCAATTGTTCCCATGTTTTTACATCAGACATGTTTTCAATCTGCATAAGGTGCTGAACCTGCGACACTTAAGGGGACAAATCTTGAATCCTCCACCTGAAATTTTAGAAATTTCAGGAAAAAATTGA
- the LOC103649256 gene encoding probable mixed-linked glucan synthase 3 — protein MTMTSPQALSAGAVTVEDDGGLAVPLLADGSGATKTEEECGAEAEGKYWVAADEAERQAVTDCGAEDGRALLFRTYKLRGAILHPYRALILVRLVAVLLFFVWRIRNSASNVMWFWATSVAGDAWFGFSWLLNQLPKFSPVKSVPDLAALRRHYDLLPADDGAASKLPGVDVFVTTADSVDEPVLYTMNSILSILATDYPADRLACYVSDDSGALVLYEALVEAAKFARLWVPFCRKHCVEPRAPERYFETEPQGGRASQEFVNDYKRVQMEYDEFKVRLGNLPDTIRKRSGTGSMRASEGDAQGTWMADGMQWPGTWMDPTEKHRKGHHAGIVKVVLDHHPSRGHHGPRAGAGAGAENKQSADDFGAAAGLRLPMLVYVSREKDPNYDHNKKAGALNAQLRVSALLSNAQFVINFDCDHYVNNSQALRAAVCLMLDQREGGDTAFVQFPQRFDNVDPTDRYGNHNRVFFDGTMLALNGLQGPSYLGTGCMFRRIALYGVDPPHCRQQQLESVAPEPASKYGKSTALIHSVSEAMGERERLTTPPPVPPLDVEMVVAASYDGGTDWGKGVGYIYGIATEDIVTGFRIHGKGWRSMYCTMRRDAFRGTAPINLTERLHQIVRWSGGSLEMFFSRNNPLVGGQRLKLLQRVSYLNMTVYPVTSLFILLYALCPVMWLVPEEVHIQRPFTRYVVYLLITILMIHMIGWLEMKWSGVAWLDHWRNEQFFMIGSTSAYPIALWHMAKKLLTRKGIHFRVTSKQTTAGTDDKFADLYEMRWTPMLVPTAFVLVANVGAVGVAMGKALVYMGVWTVAQKTHAALGLLFNVWIMLLLYPFALAIMGRWAKRPIILLVLLPAVFAVVGTIYVALHFLLANVIPI, from the exons ATGACCATGACTTCGCCGCAGGCGCTGTCCGCCGGGGCTGTCACCGTGGAGGACGATGGCGGCCTCGCCGTTCCACTTCTAGCGGACGGCAGCGGCGCCACGAAGACGGAGGAGGAGTGCGGCGCCGAGGCCGAGGGCAAGTACTGGGTGGCCGCCGACGAGGCGGAGAGGCAGGCGGTGACGGACTGCGGCGCTGAGGACGGCCGTGCGCTGCTGTTCCGGACGTACAAGCTCAGGGGCGCCATCCTGCACCCCTACAG GGCGCTAATCTTGGTGCGCCTCGTCGCGGTCCTTCTATTCTTCGTCTGGCGCATCAGGAACAGCGCATCCAACGTCATGTGGTTCTGGGCTACGTCGGTCGCCGGGGACGCCTGGTTCGGCTTCTCGTGGCTGCTGAACCAGCTTCCCAAGTTCAGCCCCGTCAAGAGCGTGCCTGACCTCGCCGCCCTCAGGCGACACTACGACCTGCTTCCAGCTGATGATGGCGCCGCCTCTAAGCTCCCTGGCGTCGACGTCTTCGTCACCACCGCCGACTCCGTCGACGAGCCGGTACTCTACACCATGAACTCCATCCTCTCTATCCTCGCCACCGACTATCCAGCCGACAGACTCGCCTGCTACGTCTCCGACGATAGCGGCGCGCTGGTCCTCTACGAAGCACTGGTTGAGGCCGCGAAATTTGCAAGGCTGTGGGTTCCGTTCTGCCGCAAGCACTGCGTTGAGCCAAGAGCGCCGGAAAGGTACTTCGAGACGGAACCACAGGGCGGGAGAGCATCGCAAGAGTTTGTGAATGATTATAAGCGGGTGCAGATGGAGTATGACGAGTTTAAGGTGCGCTTGGGTAATCTCCCTGACACCATCCGCAAGCGATCGGGCACGGGCAGCATGAGAGCTTCAGAAGGAGATGCGCAGGGGACTTGGATGGCAGATGGGATGCAGTGGCCAGGCACATGGATGGATCCGACAGAGAAGCACAGGAAAGGGCACCATGCTGGAATTGTTAAG GTTGTGTTGGACCATCATCCAAGCCGTGGACACCATGGTCCCCGAGCGGGCGCTGGCGCCGGCGCCGAGAACAAGCAGTCTGCTGACGACTTCggtgctgctgctgggctgcGCCTACCGATGCTCGTATACGTCTCTCGCGAGAAGGATCCGAACTACGACCACAACAAGAAGGCAGGCGCGTTGAACGCGCAGCTGCGAGTCTCCGCTCTGCTCTCCAACGCGCAGTTCGTCATCAACTTCGACTGCGACCACTACGTCAACAACTCGCAAGCGCTCCGCGCGGCGGTCTGCCTCATGCTTGACCAGCGAGAAGGTGGCGACACCGCCTTCGTCCAGTTCCCTCAGCGCTTCGACAACGTCGACCCGACGGACCGGTACGGCAACCACAACCGAGTGTTCTTCGACGGGACCATGCTTGCGCTGAACGGCTTGCAGGGCCCGTCCTACCTCGGCACCGGGTGCATGTTCCGCCGCATAGCGCTCTATGGCGTCGACCCACCTCACTGTAGGCAACAACAACTAGAGAGCGTCGCGCCTGAACCTGCTAGCAAGTACGGCAAGTCAACGGCCTTGATACACTCGGTCTCGGAAGCCATGGGAGAACGAGAAAGGCTGACCACGCCGCCACCAGTACCACCACTTGACGTGGAGATGGTTGTGGCAGCTTCCTACGACGGAGGGACTGACTGGGGCAAGGGCGTCGGCTACATCTACGGCATAGCAACAGAGGATATAGTGACAGGGTTCCGCATCCATGGGAAAGGGTGGCGGTCCATGTACTGCACGATGCGGCGCGACGCGTTCCGTGGCACGGCGCCGATCAACCTGACAGAGCGCCTCCACCAGATTGTCCGCTGGTCTGGGGGGTCCCTGGAGATGTTCTTCTCCCGCAACAACCCGCTCGTCGGTGGCCAGCGGCTGAAGCTTCTCCAGCGTGTCTCCTACCTCAACATGACAGTCTACCCAGTCACATCGCTCTTCATCCTGCTCTACGCTCTATGCCCGGTCATGTGGCTCGTCCCTGAAGAAGTGCACATCCAGAGGCCCTTCACTAGGTACGTCGTGTACCTGCTCATAACCATCCTGATGATCCACATGATTGGATGGCTCGAGATGAAGTGGTCAGGGGTGGCATGGCTGGACCACTGGCGCAATGAGCAGTTCTTCATGATCGGATCCACGAGCGCGTACCCGATAGCGCTATGGCACATGGCAAAGAAACTCCTCACCAGGAAGGGCATACACTTCAGGGTCACCTCCAAGCAAACCACCGCGGGCACCGACGACAAGTTCGCCGATTTGTACGAGATGAGGTGGACGCCGATGCTGGTTCCCACAGCGTTTGTTTTGGTTGCCAATGTCGGCGCCGTTGGAGTGGCCATGGGCAAGGCCTTGGTCTACATGGGAGTATGGACGGTGGCGCAGAAGACGCATGCTGCGCTTGGCCTTCTCTTCAATGTGTGGATCATGCTGCTCCTTTACCCCTTTGCACTGGCGATCATGGGACGGTGGGCGAAGAGACCCATCATCTTGTTGGTACTGCTGCCTGCAGTCTTTGCAGTTGTTGGCACCATATATGTGGCTCTTCATTTCTTACTTGCTAATGTTATCCCAATATAA